Below is a genomic region from Bacteroidales bacterium.
AAGGTACGCGTTAACGAGTCCCTCCTGTATTTGTGTGCTTAAACCCGGGCTCAGCAGGTTAATCAGGGGAAAAGCTGCCCTGAAAGTATCCCAGAAACCATTATCCGTGAACATATAACCGGGAAGGATTTTACCGTTGTAAGGGCTGTAATGCATCACTTTCCCTTCTGCATCTATTTCATAAAACTTCCTTGGAAAGAGCAAAGTACGATAAAGGCAGGAATAGAAAGTCCGCTGTTCTTCAGGTGTTCCGCCTGAGACCTGTATTTTGCCCAGCTCTCTGTTCCAGGCCTTTTTCGCCTGGGTTTTTACTTCATCAAAATCGCGGCCCAGAACTTCTTTCAGGTTTATTTCTGCCTGTTCGGGACTAATAAAAGAAGAAGCTATGAAAGCAGTGAGCTTTTCTCCTTTATTTGTTTTGAAATGCAAAAGGGCACCTACGTGGTTATCATTGAGTTCGGTGACACCCCGGACCAGTTTGCTGTTTTTCCATGCTAAGCCTTCGGTGAAAGGTTTATTGAACACAATTACAAAATAGTTTTTGAAATTCTCAGGAACACCCCCACTGTTCTTTGTTGTATAACCGGTGATCTTATTTTCTGCCGTATTAATCTTCACATACGAACCGTTATCAAAGGCATCAATCAATATCCATGCGCTGTCGGTTTTGGGAAATGTGAACCTGAAAACGGATGACCGTTCTGAGGGTGCTAATTCGGTGAGTACATCGTAATCAGCCAGGTATACCTGGTAATAATAAGGATGCACAACCTCAGCCTTATGTGAAAACCAGGATGCCCTTTCGTCTTCATCAATTTTTGGTTTGCCGGTTTCAGGAAGTATTGAAAACTGGCCATAATCATTGATCCAGGGACTCGGCTGGTGAGTCTGTTTAAATCCCCTGATTTTATCAGCATCATAGGTATAAAGCCAGCCATCGCCCATCTTACCCGTTTGCGGGGCCCAGAAATTCATGCCGTAAGGCAGTGCAATCGCTGGATAAGTATTGCCATTCGAAAGGCTAAATTTGGATTGTGTACCCATAAGGGGATTCACAAGATCAGCCGGGTCTGAGGATTTCGTTGATGAAATGTTCTGTCCTGCAGGTGCACAAGCCAACAGAATGAATAAAAGAAATATTAATAATCTCATAGTTGAAAAATGAGATTAAATATAGGGAAATTATATATGGCGGCCTTGCATCCCCGGAAAATTACCTAACGCACATCATAGCGGATAAAGATTATAAAAGATATGGCATATAATACAACCGTATAAATAACAAGTAAAAGCATGTACACTGAACTGTTCAGAATTCTCTTCGGAACAGCAACTACTTTTTCTGTATAAACCGGTACCTCGTTTATGTTGATCTTTTGTTTCGAACTCGAATAATTTTCGTAGGGATTGAGCCAGTGCGGACTATTTTTATCGGCTGCATCAAAGGTTTTAAACCATGACAGAAACTGTTCCTGGTAAGCATGAAGATCCTCCCAGTTTTTTTCAAAACGC
It encodes:
- a CDS encoding GH92 family glycosyl hydrolase, which encodes MRLLIFLLFILLACAPAGQNISSTKSSDPADLVNPLMGTQSKFSLSNGNTYPAIALPYGMNFWAPQTGKMGDGWLYTYDADKIRGFKQTHQPSPWINDYGQFSILPETGKPKIDEDERASWFSHKAEVVHPYYYQVYLADYDVLTELAPSERSSVFRFTFPKTDSAWILIDAFDNGSYVKINTAENKITGYTTKNSGGVPENFKNYFVIVFNKPFTEGLAWKNSKLVRGVTELNDNHVGALLHFKTNKGEKLTAFIASSFISPEQAEINLKEVLGRDFDEVKTQAKKAWNRELGKIQVSGGTPEEQRTFYSCLYRTLLFPRKFYEIDAEGKVMHYSPYNGKILPGYMFTDNGFWDTFRAAFPLINLLSPGLSTQIQEGLVNAYL